One genomic window of Augochlora pura isolate Apur16 chromosome 5, APUR_v2.2.1, whole genome shotgun sequence includes the following:
- the LOC144470281 gene encoding uncharacterized protein LOC144470281 isoform X1, protein MSFIDNVDSYKKIVSEELIQTSCTMDENSTEFMVLPKYERIEESLVVGEEIIVDENLDLTQQISEETICESKETSEYFERDIDTTIPIEYVEDSVPLCTRNISKQKWLSNDAINDDILLPEPEESESEISCSRIPSDDQYEDEETIATFVTATGQQLALYAVEDSEEIFAVAMYDESGVPPTSFQFLMKADVERLIGEGAVRTVRKPTQIKKQLLTTQPPIFFSKNDTADDVLIHSEKKIIPTKSQKIQKKDNSWEESSTLMDDSNLNLHMKRVPNIIYTSDDKTSDLTYLMMDNCSVNIADNSDDYQEEDESDSEILEQSTVQYILFEGDQSDSELTFDEIQATLRNLKTAESKSSRKQLNKKTDREQNNLVNIKKTECDHSVDNSSNYNHITNTLTERKLNSVDSEKESLESFTDSTMNEISNNANLDLSNGSIECVSPESTQIQYRTKRSRKQQLISVNREDSEIIIQPASLLSDEDKNVKKRGKRKKYRQRNRETKRIKRVKRKEVEIIEIDVDEEENMLQSKRDVVEITIDDSKDKCSSDKENEIIMVGDSDEESSQSNSKKMLLQCQHCARNFRQQRALETHLRVCSKSPSNLIRFKEQKVKHSSRTNDDTVKKQYACKICQQKFDVVVVLARHVRSEHSQKKKRRFSKSSIEQSSIEVEEKKESVEAKKQLTMIKKIKRKRNQRPNCTWEVKKLSCSDCGRWFPSAALLRAHCLQHGTKKTEHKIRRCHICQKLIRSRLLFVQHLKMHRSMQKNIKTISNIQKKLHTTRSVTSKITTLRKRGRPRKL, encoded by the exons ATGTCGTTTATAGATAATGTTGATAGTTATAAGAAAATAGTTTCTGAAGAACTCATACAAACATCATGTACGATGGATGAAAACTCAACTGAGTTTATGGTCTTACCCAAATATGAACGCATAGAAGAATCACTG gTTGTTGGTGAAGAAATAATAGTAGATGAGAACTTGGATTTAACCCAACAAATTTCTGAAGAAACTATCTGTGAATCTAAAGAAACAtctgaatattttgaaagagATATAGATACAACAATACCTATTGAATATGTTGAAGACTCTGTGCCACTGTGTACAAGAAATATCTCCAAGCAAAAATGGCTTTCGAATGATGCCATTAATGATGACATATTG TTACCAGAACCTGAAGAAAGTGAATCTGAAATCAGTTGCAGTAGAATACCAAGTGATGATCAATACGAAGATGAAGAGACAATAGCTACATTTGTAACAGCTACTGGTCAGCAGTTAGCATTATATGCCGTTGAAGATTCAGAAGAAATTTTTGCTGTTGCGATGTATGACGAATCTGGAGTACCTCCAACcagttttcaatttcttatgAA AGCTGATGTTGAAAGATTAATAGGTGAAGGTGCTGTTAGAACTGTAAGGAAACCAAcacaaataaagaaacaattactGACAACACAGCCACCAATATTCTTTTCTAAGAATGACACAGCAGACGATGTGTTGATACAcagtgaaaagaaaattataccaACTAAAAGTCAAAAGATTCAAAAGAAAGATAATTCATGGGAAGAAAGTTCAACCTTGATGGACGattctaatttaaatctaCACATGAAACGAGTTCCtaacattatatatacatCTGATGACAAAACCTCAGATTTAACATACCTAATGATGGATAATTGTTCTGTAAATATTG CAGATAACTCTGATGACTATCAAGAAGAGGATGAAAGTGACAGtgaaattttagaacaatCAACCGTACAATATATCCTCTTTGAAGGCGATCAATCTGATTCTGAATTAACTTTCGATGAGATTCAAGCAACACTTCGGAATCTTAAAACTGCCGAATCGAAATCATCAAGGAAGCAATTGAATAAGAAAACGGATAGAGAGCAAAACaatcttgtaaatattaagaaaactgaaTGTGATCATTCAGTAGATAACAGTTCTAATTACAATCATATCACCAATACTTTGACGGAAAGAAAGTTAAATTCTGTAGACAGTGAAAAAGAATCTCTAGAATCATTTACAGATTCAACAATgaatgaaatatcaaataacGCAAATTTGGACCTTTCAAACGGTTCCATTGAATGTGTATCGCCTGAATCGACacaaatacaatatagaaCTAAAAGATCTCGTAAGCAACAACTAATTTCTGTGAATCGCGAagattctgaaataattattcaaccgGCGTCTCTTTTGAGTGACGAAGACAAGAATGTTAAGAAAAGAGGTAAGCGGAAGAAATACCGCCAAAGGAATagagaaacgaaaagaataaaaagagttAAACGAAAGGaagttgaaattattgaaattgacgttgatgaagaagaaaatatgCTCCAGTCGAAAAGGGATGTTGTTGAAATAACCATAGATGACAGCAAGGATAAATGTTCTAGTGACAAggagaatgaaattattatggtAGGAGATTCGGATGAAGAATCGTCACAATCcaattctaaaaaaatgttactacAGTGCCAACACTGTGCGAGAAATTTCCGGCAACAAAGGGCATTAGAAACTCATTTACGAGTTTGCTCGAAGTCACcatcaaatttgattcgatttAAGGAACAGAAAGTGAAACATTCAAGTAGAACAAATGATGACACAGTAAAGAAACAATACGCTTGTAAAATATGTCAACAGAAGTTTGATGTAGTTGTAGTGTTGGCACGACATGTACGTTCAGAACATTCTCAAAAGAAAAAACGCAGATTTAGTAAATCATCTATCGAACAGTCATCTATAGAggttgaagaaaaaaaagaatctgTTGAAGCAAAAAAACAATTGACTATGATTaagaagattaaaagaaaaagaaatcaacGGCCAAATTGCACATGggaagttaaaaaattgagttGCTCTGATTGCGGCAGATGGTTTCCAAGTGCTGCCTTATTGAGAGCACATTGCTTGCAGCATGGTACAAAAAAAACTG AACACAAGATACGTAGATGTCATATATGTCAAAAGCTAATAAGGTCTAGGCTGCTTTTTGTTCAGCACTTAAAAATGCACAGAAGTATGCAAAAGAACATAAAGACGAtatcaaatattcaaaaaaaatTGCACACGACGAGATCAGTGACAAGTAAGATTACAACATTAAGAAAACGAGGACGACCACGGAAACTTTGA
- the LOC144470281 gene encoding uncharacterized protein LOC144470281 isoform X2, whose amino-acid sequence MSFIDNVDSYKKIVSEELIQTSCTMDENSTEFMVLPKYERIEESLVVGEEIIVDENLDLTQQISEETICESKETSEYFERDIDTTIPIEYVEDSVPLCTRNISKQKWLSNDAINDDILLPEPEESESEISCSRIPSDDQYEDEETIATFVTATGQQLALYAVEDSEEIFAVAMYDESGVPPTSFQFLMKADVERLIGEGAVRTVRKPTQIKKQLLTTQPPIFFSKNDTADDVLIHSEKKIIPTKSQKIQKKDNSWEESSTLMDDSNLNLHMKRVPNIIYTSDDKTSDLTYLMMDNCSVNIDNSDDYQEEDESDSEILEQSTVQYILFEGDQSDSELTFDEIQATLRNLKTAESKSSRKQLNKKTDREQNNLVNIKKTECDHSVDNSSNYNHITNTLTERKLNSVDSEKESLESFTDSTMNEISNNANLDLSNGSIECVSPESTQIQYRTKRSRKQQLISVNREDSEIIIQPASLLSDEDKNVKKRGKRKKYRQRNRETKRIKRVKRKEVEIIEIDVDEEENMLQSKRDVVEITIDDSKDKCSSDKENEIIMVGDSDEESSQSNSKKMLLQCQHCARNFRQQRALETHLRVCSKSPSNLIRFKEQKVKHSSRTNDDTVKKQYACKICQQKFDVVVVLARHVRSEHSQKKKRRFSKSSIEQSSIEVEEKKESVEAKKQLTMIKKIKRKRNQRPNCTWEVKKLSCSDCGRWFPSAALLRAHCLQHGTKKTEHKIRRCHICQKLIRSRLLFVQHLKMHRSMQKNIKTISNIQKKLHTTRSVTSKITTLRKRGRPRKL is encoded by the exons ATGTCGTTTATAGATAATGTTGATAGTTATAAGAAAATAGTTTCTGAAGAACTCATACAAACATCATGTACGATGGATGAAAACTCAACTGAGTTTATGGTCTTACCCAAATATGAACGCATAGAAGAATCACTG gTTGTTGGTGAAGAAATAATAGTAGATGAGAACTTGGATTTAACCCAACAAATTTCTGAAGAAACTATCTGTGAATCTAAAGAAACAtctgaatattttgaaagagATATAGATACAACAATACCTATTGAATATGTTGAAGACTCTGTGCCACTGTGTACAAGAAATATCTCCAAGCAAAAATGGCTTTCGAATGATGCCATTAATGATGACATATTG TTACCAGAACCTGAAGAAAGTGAATCTGAAATCAGTTGCAGTAGAATACCAAGTGATGATCAATACGAAGATGAAGAGACAATAGCTACATTTGTAACAGCTACTGGTCAGCAGTTAGCATTATATGCCGTTGAAGATTCAGAAGAAATTTTTGCTGTTGCGATGTATGACGAATCTGGAGTACCTCCAACcagttttcaatttcttatgAA AGCTGATGTTGAAAGATTAATAGGTGAAGGTGCTGTTAGAACTGTAAGGAAACCAAcacaaataaagaaacaattactGACAACACAGCCACCAATATTCTTTTCTAAGAATGACACAGCAGACGATGTGTTGATACAcagtgaaaagaaaattataccaACTAAAAGTCAAAAGATTCAAAAGAAAGATAATTCATGGGAAGAAAGTTCAACCTTGATGGACGattctaatttaaatctaCACATGAAACGAGTTCCtaacattatatatacatCTGATGACAAAACCTCAGATTTAACATACCTAATGATGGATAATTGTTCTGTAAATATTG ATAACTCTGATGACTATCAAGAAGAGGATGAAAGTGACAGtgaaattttagaacaatCAACCGTACAATATATCCTCTTTGAAGGCGATCAATCTGATTCTGAATTAACTTTCGATGAGATTCAAGCAACACTTCGGAATCTTAAAACTGCCGAATCGAAATCATCAAGGAAGCAATTGAATAAGAAAACGGATAGAGAGCAAAACaatcttgtaaatattaagaaaactgaaTGTGATCATTCAGTAGATAACAGTTCTAATTACAATCATATCACCAATACTTTGACGGAAAGAAAGTTAAATTCTGTAGACAGTGAAAAAGAATCTCTAGAATCATTTACAGATTCAACAATgaatgaaatatcaaataacGCAAATTTGGACCTTTCAAACGGTTCCATTGAATGTGTATCGCCTGAATCGACacaaatacaatatagaaCTAAAAGATCTCGTAAGCAACAACTAATTTCTGTGAATCGCGAagattctgaaataattattcaaccgGCGTCTCTTTTGAGTGACGAAGACAAGAATGTTAAGAAAAGAGGTAAGCGGAAGAAATACCGCCAAAGGAATagagaaacgaaaagaataaaaagagttAAACGAAAGGaagttgaaattattgaaattgacgttgatgaagaagaaaatatgCTCCAGTCGAAAAGGGATGTTGTTGAAATAACCATAGATGACAGCAAGGATAAATGTTCTAGTGACAAggagaatgaaattattatggtAGGAGATTCGGATGAAGAATCGTCACAATCcaattctaaaaaaatgttactacAGTGCCAACACTGTGCGAGAAATTTCCGGCAACAAAGGGCATTAGAAACTCATTTACGAGTTTGCTCGAAGTCACcatcaaatttgattcgatttAAGGAACAGAAAGTGAAACATTCAAGTAGAACAAATGATGACACAGTAAAGAAACAATACGCTTGTAAAATATGTCAACAGAAGTTTGATGTAGTTGTAGTGTTGGCACGACATGTACGTTCAGAACATTCTCAAAAGAAAAAACGCAGATTTAGTAAATCATCTATCGAACAGTCATCTATAGAggttgaagaaaaaaaagaatctgTTGAAGCAAAAAAACAATTGACTATGATTaagaagattaaaagaaaaagaaatcaacGGCCAAATTGCACATGggaagttaaaaaattgagttGCTCTGATTGCGGCAGATGGTTTCCAAGTGCTGCCTTATTGAGAGCACATTGCTTGCAGCATGGTACAAAAAAAACTG AACACAAGATACGTAGATGTCATATATGTCAAAAGCTAATAAGGTCTAGGCTGCTTTTTGTTCAGCACTTAAAAATGCACAGAAGTATGCAAAAGAACATAAAGACGAtatcaaatattcaaaaaaaatTGCACACGACGAGATCAGTGACAAGTAAGATTACAACATTAAGAAAACGAGGACGACCACGGAAACTTTGA
- the Vha14-1 gene encoding V-type proton ATPase subunit Vha14-1, producing MALHSAGKGKLLAVIGDEDTCVGFLLGGVGEINKHRQSNFMVVDKNTPVSDIEDTFKRFIKRDDIDIILINQSIAEMIRHVIDSHTQPIPSVLEIPSKDHPYDASKDSILRRARGMFNPEDIH from the exons ATGGCTCTTCATTCTGCAGGAAAGGGTAAACTTCTTGCAGTGATCGGAGATGAG GATACATGTGTGGGATTTCTTTTGGGCGGAGTTGGCGAAATTAATAAGCACCGTCAATCCAATTTTATGGTTGTAGATAAAA atACACCAGTAAGTGACATAGAAGACACATTCAAACGTTTTATAAAGCGAGACGATATTGATATCATCCTTATCAATCAAAGT attGCAGAAATGATTCGTCATGTAATCGATAGTCATACTCAACCAATACCGTCGGTCTTAGAGATTCCCAGTAAAGACCACCCTTATGATGCCAGTAAAGACTCCATTCTAAGACGTGCTAGG GGAATGTTTAACCCAGAAGATATACATTAA
- the Gb gene encoding solute carrier family 7 member genderblind: protein MVSQIFDESPKEMQLLSSDNESQRQRDSIDKVQMKKQLGLLEGVAIIVGIICGSGIFISPKGVIVEVGSVGASLIIWVLCGILSMIGALCYAELGTCIPRSGGDYVYICESFGALPSFLYLWAANLIVVPTTNAIMGLTFAQYVLQPFFPNCDIPDYSVRLIAALTICLLTFANCYDVKDTSKMQNVFMFTKIGALTIIIIAGITWVLLGHTENFENSFENTRKEPGKIAVAIYSGIFSYSGWNYLNFMTEELKDPYVNLPRAIYISLPLVTSIYVLANVAYLSVLTPTAMIASHAIAVTFGDQLLGVMAWIIPVMVAISAFGGLSVHIMTSSRLCFVGARNGHFPSMLGHINVSRFTPTPALIFLCILSLIMLCTSDVLVLITYCSIVESFFIMLSVAGVLWLRYKEPNMNRPIKMPLGIPITFVAICAFLVIIPCYERPYEVGIGTLITLSGIPAYFAGVKWTNRPVWFQKINYKVTYAIQKLFMSATEERDI from the exons ATGGTCTCCCAAATATTTGATGAATCTCCAAAAGAAATGCAGCTGTTAAGTTCAGACAATGAATCACAGAGGCAAAGGGATAGTATTGACAAAGTACAAATGAAGAAACAGCTTGGCCTTTTAGAAGGTGTTGCAATTATTGTAGGAATTATATGTGGTTCAG gtatatttatttctccaaAAGGTGTCATTGTAGAAGTGGGCAGTGTTGGGGcatctttaattatttgggTTTTATGCGGGATTCTTTCTATGATTGGAGCATTATGTTATGCTGAATTAGGAACTTGTATACCTCGCAGCGGTGGTGATTATGTTTATATCTGCGAATCTTTTGGAGCATTaccttcatttttatatttatgggCTGCTAATTTAATTGTTGT ACCAACTACTAATGCTATCATGGGATTAACATTTGCACAATACGTTTTACAACCATTCTTTCCAAATTGTGATATTCCAGACTATAGTGTACGATTAATAGCAGCTCTCACTATTT gtTTACTTACATTTGCAAACTGTTATGATGTTAAAGATACATCTAAAATGCAGAATGTATTTATGTTTACTAAAATTGGtgcattaacaattataatcatTGCTGGCATTACTTGGGTATTACTTG GTCAtacagaaaattttgaaaattcttttgaaaatactCGTAAAGAACCTGGCAAAATCGCAGTGGCTATCTATTCtggtatattttcatattctgGGTGGAATTATCTAAATTTcatgacagaagaattaaaagatcCTTATGT AAATTTACCACGAGCTATCTACATATCATTACCTTTAGTTACTTCCATATATGTATTAGCAAATGTTGCATATTTATCAGTTTTAACACCAACTGCTATGATTGCTTCTCATGCAATAGCTGTg ACGTTTGGAGATCAACTACTTGGTGTAATGGCTTGGATAATACCAGTAATGGTAGCTATATCTGCATTTGGAGGATTGAGTGTTCATATTATGACATCGTCTCGATTATGTTTTGTTGGTGCTAGAAATGGTCATTTTCCCTCAATGTTAGGTCACATTAATGTTTCAAGATTTACACCTACACctgcattaatatttctt tgcattttatctttaataatgCTCTGTACAAGTGATGTTTTGGTATTAATCACATACTGCAGTATAGTTGAATCGTTCTTTATCATGCTATCAGTAGCTGGTGTACTATGGCTACGTTATAAAGAGCCCAACATGAATCGACCAATTAAG ATGCCTTTAGGGATTCCTATCACATTTGTGGCTATATGTGCATTTTTAGTGATTATTCCCTGTTACGAGAGACCATATGAAGTTGGCATAGGtactttaataactttatCTGGTATTCCAGCATATTTTGCTGGTGTTAAATGGACAAACAGGCCAGTGtggtttcagaaaattaact aCAAAGTTACTTACGCTATCCAAAAGCTGTTCATGTCTGCTACTGAGGAACGAGACATCTAA
- the LOC144470241 gene encoding uncharacterized protein LOC144470241, whose protein sequence is MDFSGNNVLQGILPQFAELTSRPNPDSIPKFTCGDNIQDEQITIYTSAAGQSHPKQNLLVNSTNKYTGPIIAWPDPNSLMQFCEKQGIQTINIPNYNQNNSIIGVQSNTLPVRIIPNLYLPSTSQSENVKPELQTRIETEVKTSTMQESQAQLQQQNTMAEYFQKLQATTLPLTLQQLIKLQTEQTKKEKIEEEKTEHTQNNILNIPSVPVFRNNQLQNGNNFMSSDQIISISPSDLNVHVENHQENENTVQSIKVEQQVQTDSPKTEKKMKFRAKTGEIKISVGLDGSTFYCCPECNLAFQDKAEIEQHIQAHIQERKYQCKECGAMLKRKEHLDQHMRGHSDERPFKCPVCQKAFKRNEHLTRHYVIHSGDKNFACSVCQKAFSRKDHLNKHTQTHLGMRRNRTKKDSFFVEQKESEKPNDASMMPKQEVTLVLKDGFMKQEPSFLQYIQNLQKDQHLIHTFSSFKEQAMKEANGLQQQAVNMNEILPQNTRYLMPS, encoded by the exons ATGGATTTCTCCGGGAACAACGTTCTCCAGGGAATCCTCCCTCAATTTGCAGAATTAACATCTCGACCGAATCCGGATTCCATTCCGAAATTTACCTGCGGCGATAACATTCAGGACGAGCAGATCACTATTTACACCTCCGCTGCTGGACAGAGTCAtccaaaacaaaatttattg GTGAATTCGACGAACAAGTATACAGGACCAATAATAGCATGGCCGGACCCTAATAGTCTGATGCAGTTTTGCGAGAAGCAAGGCATTCAGACGATCAATATTCCTAATTATAAtcaaaacaattcaattatagGAGTCCAATCCAATACTCTGCCGGTGAGAATCATACCTAACTTGTACTTGCCTTCTACCTCTCAGTCAGAGAATGTTAAACCAGAACTGCAGACAAGGATTGAAACAGAGGTCAAAACCTCCACTATG CAAGAATCTCAGGCTCAACTTCAACAACAAAATACCATGGCTGAGTATTTTCAGAAGTTACAGGCCACCACTCTTCCACTCACGTTGCAACAGTTGATCAAATTGCAAACGGAGCAgactaaaaaagaaaaaattgaagaggAGAAAACGGAGCACAcacagaataatattttgaacattCCTAGCGTTCCGGTTTTCAGGAATAATCAGCTGCAGAATGGTAATAACTTTATGAGCTCCGATCAGATCATATCAATCAGTCCGAGCGATCTGAATGTACACGTGGAGAACCACCAGGAGAATGAGAACACTGTGCAGAGCATAAAAGTGGAGCAACAGGTTCAGACAGATTCTCCTAAgactgaaaagaaaatgaagttCAGAGCCAAAACAGGAGAGATCAAGATCAGCGTCGGACTAGATGGTTCGACGTTTTATTGCTGTCCTGAGTGTAACCTCGCATTTCAGGACAAGGCGGAAATAGAACAACATATCCAGGCTCATATACAA GAACGCAAGTATCAATGCAAAGAGTGCGGCGCAATGCTAAAGAGAAAAGAGCACCTCGATCAGCATATGCGCGGCCATTCGGACGAAAGGCCATTTAAATGTCCTGTTTGTCAAAAAGCGTTCAAAAGGAACGAACACCTGACGAGACATTACGTTATCCACTCCGGCGATAAGAATTTCGCCTGCTCGGTGTGCCAGAAGGCATTCTCGCGGAAGGATCACCTGAACAAACATACTCAAACGCATTTAGGGATGAGAAGAAATCGAACAAAGAAGGATTCCTTTTTCGTGGAACAGAAGGAGTCCGAGAAACCGAACGATGCCAGCATGATGCCTAAGCAAGAGGTGACCTTGGTTCTGAAGGACGGATTCATGAAGCAGGAACCAAGCTTCTTGCAGTATATTCAGAACCTTCAGAAGGATCAACATCTGATACACACGTTCTCCTCGTTCAAAGAACAGGCGATGAAAGAAGCGAATGGCTTGCAGCAGCAGGCGGTCAATATGAATGAGATCCTTCCTCAGAACACAAGGTACTTAATGCCATCCTAG